A region of Pseudomonas putida DNA encodes the following proteins:
- a CDS encoding PhoH family protein, with the protein MDDQGRNPSSSKPILYVLDTNVLIHDPNALLNFEEHHVAIPMTVLEELDKLKTGKQSIAAECRQAIRLIDQTLGNASPSDVEQGVPIQRNKSGPKGFLSILMTPRNEPNKLLPENLNDNIIINQLLEVRARRTDLDVVLVTKDINMRLKARACGIAAEDYSTDQLVDDVSLLSKGYHSVTGSFWDRVSKVDTRQERGRTWHRVQMIDNLPAVHVNEFIIDEQGFVGWIKGIRDDELLLLDLHQEPLLHQEAWGLKPRDIHQSLALFALLDPDIHLVNLTGAAGSGKTILALAAAIEQTMVSKRYRRIIATRSVQGLDQEIGFLPGTEAEKMEPWLGAITDNLEALHMDDESTHGSVEYILERVPLQFKSLNYIRGRSFQQSLILIDECQNLTPHQMKTIITRAGSGSKVVCLGNLAQIDTPYLSATSSGLTYLTERFKDFPHGVHITLQGVPRSVLAEYAESHL; encoded by the coding sequence ATGGATGACCAAGGACGCAACCCTTCCTCCAGCAAGCCAATCCTGTATGTGCTCGATACCAACGTCCTGATTCACGACCCCAACGCATTGCTCAACTTCGAGGAGCACCACGTCGCCATCCCGATGACGGTGCTGGAGGAACTCGACAAGCTCAAGACCGGCAAACAAAGCATCGCCGCCGAATGTCGCCAGGCCATTCGCCTCATCGACCAGACGTTAGGTAACGCCTCGCCCAGCGATGTCGAGCAGGGCGTACCGATCCAGCGTAACAAGAGTGGGCCCAAGGGCTTCCTGTCCATCCTGATGACCCCGCGCAACGAGCCGAACAAGCTGCTGCCGGAAAACCTCAACGACAACATCATCATCAACCAGTTGCTCGAAGTACGTGCCCGGCGCACCGACCTCGACGTGGTGCTGGTCACCAAAGACATCAACATGCGCCTGAAGGCGCGTGCCTGCGGTATCGCGGCCGAGGACTACAGCACCGACCAGTTGGTCGATGACGTGTCGCTGTTGTCCAAGGGCTACCATTCTGTCACCGGCTCGTTCTGGGACCGGGTCAGCAAAGTCGACACCCGCCAGGAACGTGGCCGCACCTGGCATCGGGTGCAAATGATCGACAACCTGCCGGCCGTGCACGTCAACGAGTTCATCATCGATGAGCAAGGCTTCGTCGGCTGGATCAAGGGCATCCGCGACGATGAACTGCTGTTGCTCGACCTGCATCAGGAACCCCTGTTGCACCAGGAGGCCTGGGGCCTGAAACCGCGAGACATCCATCAGAGCCTGGCACTGTTCGCCCTGCTCGACCCGGATATCCACCTGGTCAACCTGACCGGCGCTGCCGGCTCGGGCAAGACCATCCTGGCCCTGGCCGCAGCCATCGAGCAGACCATGGTCAGCAAGCGCTACCGGCGCATCATCGCCACCCGCAGCGTGCAGGGGCTGGACCAGGAGATCGGCTTCTTGCCGGGCACCGAAGCGGAGAAAATGGAACCCTGGCTGGGTGCCATCACCGACAACCTCGAAGCCTTGCACATGGATGACGAGAGCACCCACGGCAGTGTCGAGTACATCCTCGAACGGGTGCCACTGCAGTTCAAATCGCTGAACTACATTCGCGGTCGCAGCTTCCAGCAGAGCCTGATCCTGATCGACGAGTGCCAGAACCTCACGCCGCACCAGATGAAAACCATCATCACCCGTGCCGGCTCCGGTTCCAAGGTGGTCTGCCTGGGCAACCTGGCGCAGATCGACACCCCTTACCTGTCCGCGACCAGCTCGGGTCTTACCTACCTGACCGAGCGCTTCAAGGACTTCCCCCATGGCGTGCACATCACCCTGCAGGGTGTGCCAAGGTCGGTGCTGGCCGAGTACGCCGAGTCGCATCTGTAA
- the moaC gene encoding cyclic pyranopterin monophosphate synthase MoaC, with protein MLTHLDSQGRANMVDVTEKAVTEREAIAEARVRMLPQTLQMIVDGEHPKGDVFAVARIAGIQAAKKTSDLIPLCHPLMLTSVKVELSAEGQDAVRIVARCKLAGQTGVEMEALTAASVAALTIYDMCKAVDKGMVIEQVRLLEKLGGKSGHYKVGA; from the coding sequence GTGCTGACACATCTTGATTCCCAGGGGCGGGCCAACATGGTCGACGTCACTGAAAAGGCCGTGACCGAGCGCGAGGCGATTGCCGAGGCGCGGGTGCGCATGTTGCCGCAGACCTTGCAGATGATCGTCGACGGCGAGCACCCCAAGGGCGATGTGTTCGCCGTGGCGCGCATTGCCGGGATCCAGGCGGCAAAAAAAACCAGCGACCTGATCCCGCTGTGCCATCCGCTGATGCTGACCAGCGTCAAGGTCGAGCTCAGTGCCGAAGGGCAAGACGCGGTGCGTATCGTCGCGCGCTGCAAGCTGGCCGGGCAGACCGGTGTGGAAATGGAAGCACTGACCGCTGCCAGTGTTGCCGCGCTGACCATCTACGACATGTGCAAAGCCGTGGACAAGGGCATGGTGATCGAGCAAGTGCGCCTGCTAGAGAAACTCGGCGGCAAGAGCGGCCACTACAAGGTGGGCGCATGA
- the moaD gene encoding molybdopterin converting factor subunit 1, translating into MKVKVMYFARYRELLGVDSERLEGDFTVIDDVRKVLVGKGGQYALLAEQNLMCARNEELCKLDEPLEEGDEVAFFPPVTGG; encoded by the coding sequence ATGAAGGTCAAGGTGATGTATTTTGCCCGTTACCGGGAATTGCTCGGGGTAGATAGCGAGCGCCTGGAAGGTGACTTCACGGTGATCGACGATGTGCGCAAGGTGCTGGTGGGCAAAGGCGGACAGTATGCGTTGCTGGCGGAGCAGAACCTGATGTGCGCGCGCAACGAGGAGTTGTGCAAACTCGACGAGCCGCTGGAGGAGGGTGATGAAGTGGCGTTCTTCCCGCCGGTGACCGGAGGCTGA
- the moaE gene encoding molybdopterin synthase catalytic subunit MoaE, producing MTVRVQHGAFDPGVEVNAMHAANVGVGAVVGFVGYVRDFNDGREVAGMFLEHYPGMTEKALAKIVVEAEQRWPLLKVEVLHRIGALGPGEPIVFVGVASAHRQAAFDACNFIMDYLKTRAPFWKKENTQEGPRWVEGKQSDQDAAERW from the coding sequence ATGACGGTGCGAGTGCAGCACGGGGCGTTTGACCCCGGTGTCGAAGTCAATGCCATGCATGCCGCAAATGTGGGTGTGGGCGCGGTGGTCGGGTTCGTTGGCTACGTGCGGGATTTCAATGATGGGCGGGAAGTGGCGGGGATGTTCCTTGAGCACTATCCGGGGATGACCGAGAAGGCGTTGGCCAAGATCGTGGTTGAGGCCGAACAGCGCTGGCCCTTGCTCAAAGTCGAGGTGTTGCACCGGATTGGTGCGCTGGGGCCGGGCGAGCCGATTGTTTTCGTCGGCGTGGCCAGTGCCCATCGGCAGGCGGCGTTCGATGCCTGCAACTTCATCATGGATTACCTGAAGACCCGGGCGCCGTTCTGGAAGAAGGAGAATACCCAGGAGGGGCCGCGTTGGGTGGAAGGTAAGCAGAGTGACCAGGATGCCGCTGAGCGCTGGTAG